The region aagaaaaaagtttatcaaaTTCGGCAAATGAATAagcaaaagaattaaaattcactccgacgatattaaaagaaaaaataaacaaacaagcTGAAACAACTGGAAAACAACGATATACGTAACTTATGATATACCATGTATTATATCACCAGGCATTACATCGTCgtagtgaaattttattcgttcttatgacttatttttatatttcatatatatgtacatacaatgCACCCGTACATACATGTGTTTATAGAGCATATAACGGAGATTCGTTggggcaatttttttttttttggtacaGAGCAAACAcaagtatataataataatatatgtaataaacATACCGCTGACTCATTGTTAttgtatattaatattatatgtataataatattgaattaaATCACCAGCGTACTTCGTCATTCTTTCGACTTACGTGACAGGTACATAGGTGTATaattgcatatatatatatatatagagtgATTATCTAACGGCCGAATGGTCCATCATCTGCTACAAtgtaatgcgcatgcgctataATCCAAGAACAGTTGTTTGCCAGGGCGACCAACCGTCATGAACGTAAACTCAGAAATTTTAACAGTTGTCGCTGGCAGTTGTGCTCAACACAGACAGCTGGCAACATTCTTAAGGCTGTCATCTGAATTTGTGACGATTGGCCACCCTGGCAAAGAACTACTCTTGAATCTTATCGCATGCGTATTTCATTATAGCAGATAACAGACCATCCGGCCGTCACATAATCACTTGAGTATACATTGTATATTCATTAATGGGATCTCAGTGATTCGCTATCTTTTTTGGAATCGAAACTGAAACGAGTTGTCTTTGTGTAGAAATTTTACGGGTTGTGATCAACGTATCATTAGTATCTGTTATCACTTACGTCTCTAGTCATTAGCACATGAAATTTGATTAGAAAGAAAACTCGTTCCCGCTTTGATGCAAGAAAGATATCACTGTGAGCCACTGGGAACATATTAGTGAACATTACTCTACATACAGGTTATAATTTAATCATGATACGTTATTTGCACAGCCTTGATTCGCTTAGTCATGGTAACGAATCTCAAATAAGATTAAATTTCCGTCTCTATAACCACTGTCATCccattccatttttttaaaaacttttctccaTTTCATTTGTTACTATCCTTATTGATTCCTTTTCTTCTTGCTTCGTAGTTTCAATCTTCACCCCCATTACCTATTTTTTCCTGTAGAGTAATTAAACTTGTAATGCGTGTCAAATTTTATCATGTTACCTGTGAGATGTGAGATGATTAGAAATGTGTTTTGcaacaaaaataagaaatttatAACCGTGCTTCATGCAGTgatatttctttactttttcttccaattattcatggctttattatttattcttcttcttcttcttcttcttcttcttctactttaCATTCAAAAAACGTACTTTCACATTTAAACCCAAAGATTTGAagcgatttttttatattcacgaAAATCGctaatttctttcaattcaagCATGCGGCCGcgtctttctttgtttttttatataatataatagaattatTATGTACAgtgtgtatatattcatacatatacatgtatatgtaaaccATAATATGACAGCCTCTAAATTGCTACGCGATGCCACACGACATCTACCCTGTTAAGTTCTGTTCCTCTCTTTTTTCATCCGCCATCtttctcaataaaaaaaaacctcattccaaacgaaagaataaaaacgGAAAACGGATATCACAACGTTTTACCTACCTATGCATATCGTATATGTAAAACTGTTTAGATTATGgtcttaaaaaattaaaactatgtATAATTGAGTCCAAAACCTAGAAGTATAGGTGTAgtcaaaaattaattcgcaagcaaaaaagttatgaaaaatgataaataacaaACTAATAAAAGAATCTAAAAAGAAGCTGTtgaattagatttttttcggCTATCCCTAAACTCTGTCTTCCATTTCATTACTCTTAATTCTGtctatacctatatgtatctAGATTCGAATATACACTATGTAATGGATAatcatacacgtatatactaggtgtattatacttatatttattttaatgttGAATTCAGTTGATCGGTTGATTAATCaacattataatataaatactattattttcgttgaaaaaatatcattcaaaaGTATTATTTCTCCCACTTATTGATCGAAACGAACATCGGAATCGATAAGATTATTTACATTATGTGTGTATGCAAATATTCTAGTTGAATCCACCTGCGATTGCATTTGAAGTAACGATACCAAGAATGAAATAATCTAACTAAAAAAACCTGACAAGCTagaataacgaaaaacgaggaaaaatcTAGTCCAATCATTGGAGACAAATTGCACATCATCTATTTTCTTCTACAACTCTATCGCCTGTCACCCATTGAAAGGAAATAAACGAAAAGAACCTAATGATATCTTCTTACgtagtgaaataaataattagttAAATGACTTCGAGAAATAGCTATGcatattgacaaaaaaaaatttcctcttaCGTCCCATAAAGATCACATGGATTTTGGAATTATCATGTACACTGTGTTAGGTGTAATACCCGAAATAGAGGTACCGGTCTCATACCTTTCTATACCTACTATACTTTAGGTATTATAATATCATGAAATAAatagacttttttttcataacgacaaaaatttcaacgattataGAATGAAACTGAGTGAGTCTCATCGGAGAAAAAGCGACCTCAGAATCTatgtatttcaattatttcaacatGGCACGCCTCACGTATAGTATATATTGGTATATatgtgatataaatatatgcatatatttataaatccCTCTCTTTTCTAAGATTAAAAGTCAGTTCGTTACTTTCCGATCAAAGATTTGTTTACCGCATCTTATGAGTACtgttcaaatattgaaaaaatcaagcgacgaataaaaatgacatCCCACAAGTCACGGCAAATTATCATCAATGAACTATGTACTTTAAGATTTCGCGTAGTATATATAGGCAGGTATAAAGTTTTTTCTCAGTTGTTGCCAGTCATCTCACGTAGAGTTTGCGTTGACTCATCAAACAAAAGGAGGCAAAGTATAGCCTGAAGTTTGCTGCGAGCCGGCTCAAAGTTTGGATCGAGAGCTAGCGACGATCGATAAAAACTTATagccttttcaaaatcaccctGTTGAGAAGAAAATCAAAGTAGAAGTAACGCTGAGGGGAAACAAAATTGATCTTCacgtgaaaatcaatttttttcgttattttctcaTCTATTTCCACTTGCTTCATTtgcataaaaaagaaacaaatgtTTCAAAACGTCTCGATAATGAGAAAACCTTATGAATAAATTGGTAATAATTTTGCAATCCTCTCACTCACCACGGCCGTGTGAAGATTCGCCATGGAGAAGTGATTTATCACAAATTCCGGTCCTTTCATCAGCGCCAGGTCAGCTATCCGCAAAGCGTCTTGATGAAAACCGCGTTTGCTTAGCAAAGATGCGAGCGTTATCAGTGGAACGTCCTGCATTCCGTCTGGCGCATTGACCAACGCTTGTCTGATGCAATCGACCGCTCTTCGACTGTGACCGTCGACTCGCCAGTACAAGGCAGCGGCCGTCGCTAAAGTCCACGATCGAGAATTCTGGAGGTTGATTGTGCACATtgggtaattgaaaattttttagatcCATATATGAGTTGTTCTGCGCCAACTCAGCCACGTTTTGTTTATCCTCTCAGTTCTGTTCCATAATTAGTTATGTAGGCGTACTACTTAAAGGTActctctgtgaattttttcagagttttagattattcatttcggaaatggtgttttttttaaaacccgTATATCATGAAAGATTGAAGCCGAACAAAAAGATTTTGATGCCATCAAAATATAACATAAATCGCATTAAATAGTTCATTTAAACAAAGCAGACCATTTCCGAAacgagtaaattaaaaaatcttaaaaaatgtCTATAAAGTACCTTTAACGAGTACTATTATAGATAAGATCCgagaggttgaaaaaaaaaattgctgagTTGGTGGACAACGCCTAATatacaaagagaaaaaaaacagatggGTATTTGACACTCATTCTTCTCAAGTGATGAAACTAACTTTTCGCAAAGCAACGGCTATTCCGGCTCCCAGTTGCTCGACGGTGCTTTTTTGATCATTAGCCATGAGAGCGAGCCATTCAGCATTGTCCAATTCCGTCATATTCGGCAAGACTTCTGATAACGCGTCCAGATTCGCGACGTCATTGATGTCGGGATTTCCTCCTTCGCATATCGGCTGCTGATAAGGACCGTCTTTTAAGGGTTTTAGGTCGTGACTGATGCTGTCGAATAAGAAATTTATGAAGTAAAGATCCAATAATCGATAGAGCATGCGTTCGATCGTTTGTTTAAAATTCGTTAGCAAAAACTTCACTCAATTtgttatcaattatttcctgCAGTCGATGTAGACTCTGTAAATATCGCGAAAATGAAGTGTTTGACTGAATGTATTGCTCAAATTTTTTGCGATCAATGGATAGCTCCTAGCCCCAAGTCGATCCTACAACCGATCACAAAGTTTATGCAAAGAAGTCGAATTCTGTCTCCAGTGATCGATAATCACTTTGTTAGAATCGCGAAATCGTATGCATTCTGTGACATACTGTAcaactcaatttttttatgattgaTGCACAACTCCTAATAAATTTTAGACTTTTAATCAAATTGGTCactaatttttgcaaaataaattccGTTACATTTTCAGGCTGTTCAGGACCTAAAATTGGAGTTCTTCCATAACCATTTTACCTGAATCTAGTATCTTAATTACTTCAGGTACGTTTTTACAGCTATAtccgatttgaatttttagatAGTTCTCTTTGTTCCTTAGACTTTTTGAAAAGGAATCAATTCGTCAGATCACAGCACTCACTCAATATTTCTGGCAGTGATATGATGCCACATAGATTGGAAAGAGCGAGAAGGCGGATGCCGCATGTCCCTGCACCCCTTGGGACTGAGTGAAAACATTCCAGTTATATCGTGAATTTGTAAACCAGCGTCGTTAGAGCCTTCCTCAGTCATGGATACGTAAAAATCATCGAGTACATTGACCCCGGGCTCTTTGACATCGTCGCCGCAAGATATCCGCATGTGAAACGACtgtgcagaaaattttcaaaaactttaaTAGTCGCGATGCAATTCCTAAGCTCACGTTACCGGTTTAATATTCTTACGTTTTGCTCCATATTCACCATATTTTCCAGCTCAGATTCGTCTGCGCCGCCTTCGTTCCCAGTTGTCATCAGTGTGTCAATTAAACTCTGATGCTTGATAACTTTTTCGACTTTTCTTGTACACCTTGCACTGCCTGTTTTCGTAATATCAAATATCAGTGAGCAAAATCGAgccagagagaaaaaatatttgttgtgagttggaaaagaaaaatttgtagaaatgCCAACCGGTCGTATCTCCAGTCGTCCTCACTGCATCGCATTGCACGTGTTTGCAGTTTTTCCCATCGCTGTCGCACACCACCGCTTCACCTACACAAAGCTTGTGCCTAGTTATCATCTCTGGCGGCAGATGAGGCGCTCCGCAAGTTTCCGTGCCACCGGGGCTTCCTGCAGAATCTTAGTTTCCACGATAACACAATTTGAATGATAATAGATTGAGCCACGTATCAAAATCACCGACGCCAAAAAAAATCAGGAATTTACAAACTCACCGGGTCCTCCATTGTTCAACCATTCCTGACATGCCAATGTTCTGAGCATCGTTAAGGCCCGTCCATTTATGGCGTGTACGTCGACTCGCAGAGTTTGTTTCAGATGGTGTATAGCTCCTGAATTGTTACCTTTGACATGCAGGAGAGAGCCATATAGGAAATTGGTGATGGGCTGAAAGTGAGACAAAGAACAGAATTTGGGTTGTCAAAAATCCGAACTTTGTATTCATTTCTTGACAACTTTATATCTTACAATTAATCAAATTACCTCGACTGGGTTCACTTCTATTGCTTCCCTAGCCACTCTCAGCGCGTCCTCAATGAGACCAACTTTTTGACTTATGGAGGCTATACTAACTAGGGGAACGTCTCGGAATTTGTTTGGAACCGTCGACAGTGCCAACTGAAGACAGTCCAGAGCGTTTCTCGGCTTTCCGACGACTCGCCAGTGCAGTGAAGCTAGCATTGACAAAACCCAAGGTGCAGCGACTTTCTGAATTCACCATAAAAATCCGTAATTTTGACGAAGCAAAGAAATGTCTACACGATTTAATAGGCAAAATAATCATGTACTCACGCTTCTGGTAGCAGTAAGAATCCGCTGTCCGATTTCGGCGAGCTCAGAGTCTTTCACTAGACTTTTCAAAACCTGGGACAACGACGAGTCTGGCAAGTTGTTTCCTATTGTTGCTTTTAACAGCGTCGTAGAAATATACTTGGCATCGAAAGTTTTTGGTGCTTCACAGGCTGGTGGATACCACGGAAGCGAATGTTCCTTGCCAGGATCAATGCCTATCAGTTCGCTCACGAACAAATGAGTTctgtaatttgaaacaaaacatCGCTCAGACAAAACAATAGGAAAAAGACTTGAaacaagctgaaaaatgtcacaCCTACGCGTAGCCTTTGTTTTCCGGCGGTAAGTATGCTGGAACGTATTGTTTCGAATCGGTCAACAGTGGCAACCGACCCTCGCAGTCTGAAGCTCTGGGCCATTTCTCGTTCTCAAATTCCTCGGTTCCCTCTTTGATCTTAAAATTGTGATACTTCGGTCTGCCCGTCGGTTCCATGAACACGGTGAAAAACTCGGGTCCCCTTTCCTTGGGAAACTCGGTCGACTTAATCGTGCGATCCTTACTTGCTGGAAAAATAGACTAAAATTTGAAGCAAGAAACTAATTTAATCAATTTGGTATATGAAATTCAGATAAAAGGTGTAGAAGGAAAGTAGGAACAAAGCACGAACAGATTTACAACGGTTTTCACAGAacgaaagtatgaaaaaaaatatagcaaAAACACGCTACCATGCCAACTTCTCGATTTAGCCATCTGTTCCTCGATCTTAGTGAGCTGATTCTCAACGTTTTTCAATAGCTGGAAACTGACGCTCAGATCTATCTGCAAGTTGTGTGCCAACATTTGACTCTCGCTTGTTACGTCGCAGGTCAGGATGGCATCGTTGCCACCTCGCTGCATGCAGGACTGACCCCTAGTCGTCAAAATGGTGCCTAGAGTCTCCTCCTGAATATTACCATTCTGCAATCTGATGAAGGCCGCTTTGGGCGCCTGCTCCCACAATACGCGTTCCTGGAGCTTAAGCCATTCTTCCTGCTGTCCATGATAGGCGTGAAGTTCAGCCAGGATATCTTGCAGTTGCCTACAAAATAAAACCATATAATTCTCTTTTTACAAGGAGAAATTCGACTATACCTCGCACCAGCTTTCCAATTAGAGAGAATATAATTTATGACAGCCCTAAAAATACTCAAACGGGCAAATAGTCTCGTCCTAAATTTTTCCGGACCAAATTATAACTTCTTTTCCCTCACTCAAATTCTATCGAATAGTAGCAAATCGAGTATCTAATAAATAATGCTCGGAAAATACGGGTATGATCTATTCAATAGTCACAGAACCAATTAcaagggaaaaaattgttcttaAAATTTTGCTTTTTGATGGGCAAAAAGCTCGATACTTTCTCTTTGCATGCCgccacaaaatttttcaactatatGAATAATTTCCCTGATCAATGGCTCCGTGTAAtatctgtttaaaaaattctacgcACTGGAGAAGCGAGGTTAGAGCTATTTCCAGCTTTTGATGACACAGTATCGCATGCTTGGCATGTCTTGCTTGATCCATCGTCGGCGCTAGCCGGAGACAATTGTCGTAACAAGCCACCGATCGATTATAGTCGCCAAGGGCAGCGTAGACATGACCCAGTGCCAAGTGTTGGTGACTCTGAGTAGGGGCATAGCTTATCGCTGTGTGTAAGATTATTGCTGCTTCACCTGAGTGCTTTGCAGCGTGTAATATTCCTCCTGTCGTGAGCAGAGCAATGTCACGATACCTCCTGAACAGTTTTCAATGTCGTTTTAtcaattcttcaaaaattttgtgcaaGAATAATTGATAATTGTTAACAACAAACTGTGTTTCGTACCGAGGAGCTGTGACGATGGCCCGGCGACCGCACTCGAGCGCGTTGTACGAGTCTCCTCTAACCCGCCAGTATATAGCAGCGAGGTTAAAGTGGAGCCAAGAGCTGCTGTTTCTTATGAGACCGTAAGCAACTTGGTGTCCAAACTTATTGAGATCCGTTCCAGGCGGCAGGTACTTTATCAGACCCTTTTCCTGCTGCTGGGTCAAGTTTTTCCTGTTCCGCATTGCCTAAAGA is a window of Neodiprion pinetum isolate iyNeoPine1 chromosome 4, iyNeoPine1.2, whole genome shotgun sequence DNA encoding:
- the LOC124216540 gene encoding tetratricopeptide repeat protein 17 isoform X4 — protein: MMLKSTKVFLAFFEIILGISATTHWVVTENGRIQSQPDSVFQMRRPYDLVAFLEQEDRRNAVDALYRQLVARKAAIHSRCASLDSAMDVETRLYSTDPDCLLAGKPLADVDLYASVATDGSYRNGVTQKDYLLDGVPKDGKKKVPDCKKTFPLDFSMFTFEHLSAMRNRKNLTQQQEKGLIKYLPPGTDLNKFGHQVAYGLIRNSSSWLHFNLAAIYWRVRGDSYNALECGRRAIVTAPRRYRDIALLTTGGILHAAKHSGEAAIILHTAISYAPTQSHQHLALGHVYAALGDYNRSVACYDNCLRLAPTMDQARHAKHAILCHQKLEIALTSLLQQLQDILAELHAYHGQQEEWLKLQERVLWEQAPKAAFIRLQNGNIQEETLGTILTTRGQSCMQRGGNDAILTCDVTSESQMLAHNLQIDLSVSFQLLKNVENQLTKIEEQMAKSRSWHASKDRTIKSTEFPKERGPEFFTVFMEPTGRPKYHNFKIKEGTEEFENEKWPRASDCEGRLPLLTDSKQYVPAYLPPENKGYATHLFVSELIGIDPGKEHSLPWYPPACEAPKTFDAKYISTTLLKATIGNNLPDSSLSQVLKSLVKDSELAEIGQRILTATRSPITNFLYGSLLHVKGNNSGAIHHLKQTLRVDVHAINGRALTMLRTLACQEWLNNGGPDSAGSPGGTETCGAPHLPPEMITRHKLCVGEAVVCDSDGKNCKHVQCDAVRTTGDTTGSARCTRKVEKVIKHQSLIDTLMTTGNEGGADESELENMVNMEQNSFHMRISCGDDVKEPGVNVLDDFYVSMTEEGSNDAGLQIHDITGMFSLSPKGCRDMRHPPSRSFQSMWHHITARNIDISHDLKPLKDGPYQQPICEGGNPDINDVANLDALSEVLPNMTELDNAEWLALMANDQKSTVEQLGAGIAVALRKNSRSWTLATAAALYWRVDGHSRRAVDCIRQALVNAPDGMQDVPLITLASLLSKRGFHQDALRIADLALMKGPEFVINHFSMANLHTAVGDFEKAISFYRSSLALDPNFEPARSKLQAILCLLLFDESTQTLREMTGNN
- the LOC124216540 gene encoding tetratricopeptide repeat protein 17 isoform X1, with translation MMLKSTKVFLAFFEIILGISATTHWVVTENGRIQSQPDSVFQMRRPYDLVAFLEQEDRRNAVDALYRQLVARKAAIHSRCASLDSAMDVETRLYSTDPDCLLAGKPLADVDLYASVATDGSYRNGVTQKDYLLDGVPKDGKKKVPDCKKTFPLDFSMFTFEHLSAMRNRKNLTQQQEKGLIKYLPPGTDLNKFGHQVAYGLIRNSSSWLHFNLAAIYWRVRGDSYNALECGRRAIVTAPRRYRDIALLTTGGILHAAKHSGEAAIILHTAISYAPTQSHQHLALGHVYAALGDYNRSVACYDNCLRLAPTMDQARHAKHAILCHQKLEIALTSLLQQLQDILAELHAYHGQQEEWLKLQERVLWEQAPKAAFIRLQNGNIQEETLGTILTTRGQSCMQRGGNDAILTCDVTSESQMLAHNLQIDLSVSFQLLKNVENQLTKIEEQMAKSRSWHASKDRTIKSTEFPKERGPEFFTVFMEPTGRPKYHNFKIKEGTEEFENEKWPRASDCEGRLPLLTDSKQYVPAYLPPENKGYATHLFVSELIGIDPGKEHSLPWYPPACEAPKTFDAKYISTTLLKATIGNNLPDSSLSQVLKSLVKDSELAEIGQRILTATRSKVAAPWVLSMLASLHWRVVGKPRNALDCLQLALSTVPNKFRDVPLVSIASISQKVGLIEDALRVAREAIEVNPVEPITNFLYGSLLHVKGNNSGAIHHLKQTLRVDVHAINGRALTMLRTLACQEWLNNGGPDSAGSPGGTETCGAPHLPPEMITRHKLCVGEAVVCDSDGKNCKHVQCDAVRTTGDTTGSARCTRKVEKVIKHQSLIDTLMTTGNEGGADESELENMVNMEQNSFHMRISCGDDVKEPGVNVLDDFYVSMTEEGSNDAGLQIHDITGMFSLSPKGCRDMRHPPSRSFQSMWHHITARNIDISHDLKPLKDGPYQQPICEGGNPDINDVANLDALSEVLPNMTELDNAEWLALMANDQKSTVEQLGAGIAVALRKNSRSWTLATAAALYWRVDGHSRRAVDCIRQALVNAPDGMQDVPLITLASLLSKRGFHQDALRIADLALMKGPEFVINHFSMANLHTAVGDFEKAISFYRSSLALDPNFEPARSKLQAILCLLLFDESTQTLREMTGNN
- the LOC124216540 gene encoding tetratricopeptide repeat protein 17 isoform X2; translation: MMLKSTKVFLAFFEIILGISATTHWVVTENGRIQSQPDSVFQMRRPYDLVAFLEQEDRRNAVDALYRQLVARKAAIHSRCASLDSAMDVETRLYSTDPDCLLAGKPLADVDLYASVATDGSYRNGVTQKDYLLDGVPKDGKKKVPDCKKTFPLDFSMFTFEHLSAMRNRKNLTQQQEKGLIKYLPPGTDLNKFGHQVAYGLIRNSSSWLHFNLAAIYWRVRGDSYNALECGRRAIVTAPRRYRDIALLTTGGILHAAKHSGEAAIILHTAISYAPTQSHQHLALGHVYAALGDYNRSVACYDNCLRLAPTMDQARHAKHAILCHQKLEIALTSLLQQLQDILAELHAYHGQQEEWLKLQERVLWEQAPKAAFIRLQNGNIQEETLGTILTTRGQSCMQRGGNDAILTCDVTSESQMLAHNLQIDLSVSFQLLKNVENQLTKIEEQMAKSRSWHASKDRTIKSTEFPKERGPEFFTVFMEPTGRPKYHNFKIKEGTEEFENEKWPRASDCEGRLPLLTDSKQYVPAYLPPENKGYATHLFVSELIGIDPGKEHSLPWYPPACEAPKTFDAKYISTTLLKATIGNNLPDSSLSQVLKSLVKDSELAEIGQRILTATRSKVAAPWVLSMLASLHWRVVGKPRNALDCLQLALSTVPNKFRDVPLVSIASISQKVGLIEDALRVAREAIEVNPVEPITNFLYGSLLHVKGNNSGAIHHLKQTLRVDVHAINGRALTMLRTLACQEWLNNGGPDSAGSPGGTETCGAPHLPPEMITRHKLCVGEAVVCDSDGKNCKHVQCDAVRTTGDTTGSARCTRKVEKVIKHQSLIDTLMTTGNEGGADESELENMVNMEQNSFHMRISCGDDVKEPGVNVLDDFYVSMTEEGSNDAGLQIHDITGMFSLSPKGCRDMRHPPSRSFQSMWHHITARNIDISHDLKPLKDGPYQQPICEGGNPDINDVANLDALSEVLPNMTELDNAEWLALMANDQKSTVEQLGAGIAVALRKNSRSWTLATAAALYWRVDGHSRRAVDCIRQALVNAPDGMQDVPLITLASLLSKRGFHQDALRIADLALMKGPEFVINHFSMANLHTAVQVEIDEKITKKIDFHVKINFVSPQRYFYFDFLLNRVILKRL
- the LOC124216540 gene encoding tetratricopeptide repeat protein 17 isoform X3, yielding MRRPYDLVAFLEQEDRRNAVDALYRQLVARKAAIHSRCASLDSAMDVETRLYSTDPDCLLAGKPLADVDLYASVATDGSYRNGVTQKDYLLDGVPKDGKKKVPDCKKTFPLDFSMFTFEHLSAMRNRKNLTQQQEKGLIKYLPPGTDLNKFGHQVAYGLIRNSSSWLHFNLAAIYWRVRGDSYNALECGRRAIVTAPRRYRDIALLTTGGILHAAKHSGEAAIILHTAISYAPTQSHQHLALGHVYAALGDYNRSVACYDNCLRLAPTMDQARHAKHAILCHQKLEIALTSLLQQLQDILAELHAYHGQQEEWLKLQERVLWEQAPKAAFIRLQNGNIQEETLGTILTTRGQSCMQRGGNDAILTCDVTSESQMLAHNLQIDLSVSFQLLKNVENQLTKIEEQMAKSRSWHASKDRTIKSTEFPKERGPEFFTVFMEPTGRPKYHNFKIKEGTEEFENEKWPRASDCEGRLPLLTDSKQYVPAYLPPENKGYATHLFVSELIGIDPGKEHSLPWYPPACEAPKTFDAKYISTTLLKATIGNNLPDSSLSQVLKSLVKDSELAEIGQRILTATRSKVAAPWVLSMLASLHWRVVGKPRNALDCLQLALSTVPNKFRDVPLVSIASISQKVGLIEDALRVAREAIEVNPVEPITNFLYGSLLHVKGNNSGAIHHLKQTLRVDVHAINGRALTMLRTLACQEWLNNGGPDSAGSPGGTETCGAPHLPPEMITRHKLCVGEAVVCDSDGKNCKHVQCDAVRTTGDTTGSARCTRKVEKVIKHQSLIDTLMTTGNEGGADESELENMVNMEQNSFHMRISCGDDVKEPGVNVLDDFYVSMTEEGSNDAGLQIHDITGMFSLSPKGCRDMRHPPSRSFQSMWHHITARNIDISHDLKPLKDGPYQQPICEGGNPDINDVANLDALSEVLPNMTELDNAEWLALMANDQKSTVEQLGAGIAVALRKNSRSWTLATAAALYWRVDGHSRRAVDCIRQALVNAPDGMQDVPLITLASLLSKRGFHQDALRIADLALMKGPEFVINHFSMANLHTAVGDFEKAISFYRSSLALDPNFEPARSKLQAILCLLLFDESTQTLREMTGNN